CAACATACGTATACGTACTGTACTGAAAATCAATTGAAGCGCCAACAAACGCTTCAATCAATTTTACTTTGGCAAACATTGAGTGCAAAATAAATCACAGCAGCGACTAGAGACGGTGTTGGACGTTGGACTCTTTCCCCCAGAATCCTGGATATCCAACCAGGGATAAGAGGAACAGTGGGTCCTACCGCCCACTGAGATCATCCTTGTGTTTATCTTATTTATGCAAAGCTGTGGCAAacaccaacaataacaagccAGAATGTGCGGCGAAGGCAGCtaaaaaatgaatgaattcaATGAAATCTGGGTAAGAAAAACTAGGGAACAGGAAAGATGCAACGAGAGATTCAAAAGGAGTGCAAAAACTGCAACATTCCGATGGGCGATGTGCGATGTGCGATGTGCGATGTGCGATGGGGAGGACATCATGCTTCTTAGAGACACATCAAACATCTCAAACGGAATGAATAATTTATAGACGCAAAAGACGGAAGGAAGAGACAGTCGCGTAAGCCATCTGCACTGCGAATCCTCACACACGCAAGGGCGTAGACACAATCTCTTTCGGGGCTCGGTATCACTGGAACCATATTAAAAACATgtattttgaaattcaaatataaGAGAGAGCGTTATGCGAAACCATCTCTCATGATTAGCCAAGTATTCTATGTGAATAATACGAAACAGGTataggcaaaacaaaaactaattcTATGTCATTACTAAGCAAACAATTACCGCTAAAATGATTTGTAACTTCTAAGCTCATAGTCTGATGCAAATAGTTGTTGgtttagttaaatataaaagttaCAGAAGGTGTTCCCAAGGATCCCGTATAACACATTGTGTGCGCCCCTGCATGCGAAGGCATCTCTGCGGAAGCCTCGCATTAGTTGGCACACACCTTCCATTCATGGACTTCAATGCGACCGACGAAATAAAATGGCAATGCCAATGCAGAATGTAAATGCCAACTCGAAGTGCCCGGGATaactttgcatttattttcatttttgcaccCGCACTCGCCTTGAGTGAGGTAAGTTATGCAGCATAATTCCCGCAAAAGGAAACTTATTTGGAGCACAAAGCAGCCAAGTGCCAGTGATGCACTTGAAGCATTCTATATTTACGGGAAAGTCAGGTTTATGTGCCGATTGCCGCTCAGTGCAAATGCGATTAGCGCGTTATTAAATTCGCtttctgtcccactttaaaaCCAACTTATATACCAGCCGCGTCAAACGCAAAGTTTAAATAAGTGACTGCAAAAACTTTGTCAATCTGATGGAAAACAAGCGGCATGGAAATTCAGCCCAAAAGCAGCGGAGTTGACTTTGATGCTGGTTGGACCGCACTGAAATTCGTCAATTTTCGAAGTGCCACCTAAGAAATCAAGGCGAAACCACGCCTCGtggtaaatattaatttaacttTGCACATTAGCCGAGCAATGAGACTTGACTGCGGAGCATCGTGGTACGACACCGCGTTGGAAACTGGCCACAAATGTTGGTGGAACACTACACCCAACACCGCTCCCAAAagcacccacccacccactggGGTTAACCTCAGTTATTTGTCTATTTGCCTATGCGAAATTTGATGCGCAGTCTGCCTGTCTGTTTTTCCTCTTGGTGGCGATGCTCCTCGCAGTGTCTCTGCTGTTTTGGTCCTCATTATCGTAAATTTTTATGCTAAATACATTTCGTTGTCGTGcccaaaaatacaaacacCAAATCCGTAAGCAACATAAAGAAAACCGACGGCACCTGAGCGTCCAAATGGGGATACTCTATTAAAAAATCTCAAATTGTACTATAGAAGTTAAAAAGTAGAATGAATGAACATAAAGTATGGgcagaaataatatttactgCAGATTTCTTAAAACCGTAATATTTACCatttcttaaatatatatcagcagcgtacaaaaaatatataaatagaaattagaacattttgtatattattttcgcttcTGGCCGTACAGGATGCTTGTAAGAAAATACATGCCCTTCCTAGTCAATGTACAGTTGAGTACCACCATTTGTGGCAGATGCCGCCACGTGGATTCGACTCCTCCGATGACCAACACAATCAAGGAATTCGCATATGGAGGGCCGGCCCGTGGATCCTGACAAATTGAACAATTTAAAGAGGGCTTTGTGGGTTTATTGTCGATGAACTAAGTAGGTCTGTGCGGCGGTGGTACAAGAGCTTGGTATTCTTAATGATATGCACAGATGCTTGGTGTTGCCGCCTTGAAGTAAACCAAAATGGAGTTTGAAAAAACGTAAAAATATTAAGGGTCTGAGCGAATGGATACACTGTAATTTTTTAGGTTCTGAAAAATGTCacgttttttgttatttatcaCGTTTGTGAGATGATCTTGCAAATTTTCCGCGGacttttttaaagaaattgtCACTTTAGCGGCTTCCCTTCGAAAAGGTatgtattcattttttaatatctGCTTGCTGAGGTGAGTTCTTATCATTTCATTACTCTTTTCTATATATTCTTGGAACTCCCTGCCACAAAACTTATCTTGGTTCAAGAACCTAAACCGTTGAAGACATAGTCCGTGATGCTTTTCGAATTTGAGCTTAAACGATTCTAGTTTCTGAATGCCAATCTGCAACTGATCACCTAACTTCTGAACTCTGCAATAGTCATCCCGTGCCATTTGTTTGGCCAGATTTGATGATTTTGTGACGGATTGCATCTGAGTCAGTTGCTGCTCTAGTTTATGGTTCGCAATCTTTATCTGAAGAATGTCGGGGTGAATTTTCGCCGGATtcatcaaaaatatttgatcaCCCTGGCAGAGATCGATGTTTTGGCATTCCGGTATATTGGTACCAAGTTGATAATTGAGTCGACCAATGCGCCGCTTTAAGCTAAATACTTCCTCGTAAATATCCTCAAGTTCCAAATTGCTCTTCTCGTGTGATTCTTCCAGCACTTCCTCACCGGCACAGGTATCTTGGGATTGGATTTCACTCTGCTTCTCGCAATGGAACACTTTTTTTGGGCCAGCCTCTTTGAATTCAAACTTTGATTGTGCTACTTTCGTATCATCCTGTTCAGAGTCTAGCATTTTACTTATTCCTACTGCCTTGCATGATAAAAATGGTAATTTTGTTCCGCCGATTGCACTATTGGAAATGAATTCATCTTGATCCATTGAAATTAACCAATATCCAATTAACGGAGAACGTCAGAACGGAAACGAACTGGATCCACAACGAGCACTTGTAGTATTTCTATGTGATCTAACAGAATTCTCAATGAAGACTTAAATAAAAGAACGCATACATATATCGACCAGTAAGTTGGTATGGTTAATTATGTacttatataaattatattattattatgtatttagtCAAGTTCGCAGGCAATGTGCGGTTCACATTGAACGACATTCTAAGCCGATGCTTAAGTGCTCAAGTAAAcatgcactgagaaaaaaacagCAATTATGTGCCTTATCCAATTGCTAGTTACCACTTGGGGCGTGTGTGAATAGATATCGTGAAAGGCATTGAATGACAGCGGAAATCTAATTAAAACCCTTTGCTAAATCACAATTGTTAGGGTAAACTCACGCACACCTGCTCACAAAACTCACGAGCACACAAACACTGACacagacagatggacagacACCGGCGATTTCCCATACGCAAACAAATAGAGGATCCCCAATCCGATTCTGAACCCGAGGGGGGGGGCGTACCTGGCAGGTGAAAAACAGACGTCAGCTGTCCAACTACCCGAATGCAGAATCTGGCGAAAACAGAGCAAAAGTTTTGACCAGACAAAAAAAGGCAAGGGGAACGGTGTTCTCGGCTTTGGAAGCCTCCACTATTTAGTGATGCCAAAAAGGACCTATGACAGATATTATTCGGCTACAGAATGGTATAATATGACAGTTCTTTTATCAAGTGATTAtgagaagaaacaaaaatgtaaacttaGAAGAATACATGGATATCACCAATTAATCAAGTGATTTTGTgaagaaacaaaaatgtaaacttaGTAGAATACATGGATATCACCAATTAATCAATATGGTCCGAAAAACCATTGTAAATTCAgggattttttttaaactgaTTAATCTCACGTGTGAAACTTTGTGCATCGGTAGCCATCAGTTGAATGTTTCAACAATGGTAATTGCAGTCAACAGAACAAATTTTATGCTTATTAGAGtaatttattcaaaacttCATAATTTGATTGTAACTAATGGCAGTTTGTTGCTTTAACAAATTAGTAGCTCAGCTTTTTATTGCGGCTTTTTGATGTGAGTTAGTTAGATTAGTTAGTTGTTTAACCTTTTTATACGATTTCTGGTTGGAACTGTGGCATCTCTAATTTGAATCTGGATAATGCCACGGGATGTGGGGGCTGATAACCTCCAGGAGCAAATAAAACGCGCTGTTGCACACGAAAAATAACAAGCTACGTTGGTCAATTCATCGAATGTCGGTCAGGGCTGCCACCGGTTAGAAAGTAGACTGGGCAGTGGGCAAAGGCAAGCCGGAGCATGGAGCGCGGAGCATGGAATAGGGTCGAACCACCTGGCAGGAGGTCCATGCAAGCGGCGACATAAAAGTTCGCACCCAGGCATTTGGCCATCATTGTCCAGCAAAGCCGGTGGGCCGGACATGCTGTGTTtgaattaaaagaaattagtTTACTTATTCCAATGTTCCCAGCTCCCTGGACTACGCCATTGAGTTATCGGCCAGGCAGGATGCGGTGCCGGTATCAGGAGGCCACTCGGATGAATTGCACTTATTATGGAAGGTTTCCCTTCCAATTTGAGTGTGTGCTTGTCCTAGGATGCTTGGAATTTcagtaaaaaaagaaaagttttgCGTGATGTCGTTTAGCCATTATGTGGCATGAATTTGCcactttcatttaaatgctgcTCTTGGCAGCGAGCCAACTCTGAATTCCTAGGGAATGTGCTGAAATTATGACTGGATTTAAGTCtaaaagtttacaaaactattttaaaagtatgaAAAGAGCGGAATATTAAAGACGTCTTACAATCGGTTGAATACTGAACCAATAAACCTTCTTAACTGCACGTAAGAGCTGCATGtatcatttaattaaagttcttgtttataataaaatcagaaaaattagttttttagTGCTTTTAAACATAGAATTTATTCTTAAGTTAGGAAAACTGCAGAGGCGCCATCAACAATGACGAAACAGATTATGCGCATGCTGGTATCATCGAAATTGATAGTGGAAATATGTGTGCTGAATGGGATATTTAAGCGCGCCTATCAAATACGAGCACAATAAATCTTCGTCACGGGCCCAAATTGACATTTTacagccaaaagccaaaaaccaaaaaccagaaaccaAAGCCACGCAGAGGACAAAGTAAGTTCCACTAGTCCGTAGTCCGTGTTCCAGCTGCTTTTTTGCTCCTGCGGCTGCCGCTGTTTCGAAAGCCACTGATATTGTTGTCAACAATGATGGCCCAAAGCATCAGCCACATGTGTGGAAGCCACAGCTCGTGAGTCCCTCCTCAAAGTGTCCTCGCACATTGATGGCAAAGCCAAACCTTTATTGCCACAGCTCCGTGGAGCAACAGGACCAACAGCGAAAATTTAATATCTGGCTGGGGCGTGGCTCCATTGGAGCTGTTCCGTTGCCGCTGACGATCAGAACTCATCGCATTATCCCCTGGCCTGGTGGCGGTTACTCGCTCAAAGTAATTGCACACTGCACCACTCGTATGGGTAcagttaaattattattaccaTTTCTCAACCGACAGTGGTGTACATAAATGTAACTACACACTATACAAATTTTGAACCTGGTGCACGTCACTTAGCATATACAATTttcaccaaaaaaaatttatttttatttttttcagtgtcTCTTTGGAGTCATCCGTCAGTACCCTAATGCAAAAAGCATGATATCGCCGGGCAGCTGTCAACACAACAAGCCAGTTGCCGCAAAAGCACCAGTTTTGGTGCAAAAATAATCTATCTGTATGAATCTATCATCAGAAGTATTAAATAGGTTAAATGTACAACTGgtttgttttgaaaaatgataaGCTTTTTAAACCCAAAGTTAGGGTAATGAAATCGTATTGAAGTTGAGTAAGTTTCTCCGCAGCCAAGGCAAAATTCTATCAAATAAACTTTTGTCTACTTTGTCTCTACAGATATAGCAAAGCCAACTTTGTAGTCATCATTAATCTTTAACTCACTGTATAATCATGTCACCAGAGACTCGAAATATTTGAATCAATCAGAAACTTGGAAAACTTATCCAGATATTGGCACTAAAAAAATGGGTTGGGTGAACATACTGATAGTAATGGCTCTGTCTtgggtataattaaatattcgaTAGCATCAAATCTATTCTGATCTATTCGCCTGTATTCCAGTTAGTGGTGGTTAAAGCTGATCTCAAGGAAGACCACCTAGAAGAACATAATCGGTTGAGAAAGAAGCATGGAAGTCCGCCACTCGAGTTGGACGACGAACTCACAAAGGGATGCGAAGCATATGCCAAGGTATGTCGTTGGCTAATAACATTGTTAAATTTTCTCACTTTTAATAACAATACCCTCGAACAGGTACTAGCCGCTAATGCAAAGCTAGAGCATTCAAAGAGTGCCGGTAAATACAGTGAAAACTTGTGCATAAGGTCAGAAGAGCCTCTGCAATGTGTTCAAGACTGGTACGACGAAATCTCGGACTACGACTTTGAAAAGGGAGAGTTTGTCATGACAACCGGCCATTTCACCGCCCTCGTTTGGAAAAATACGAACAAAATGGGTGTGGGACAAGCCAAGGACTCAAATGGTAACTACTGGGTGGTAGTAAGATATTATCCACCAGGGAATGTGAACGGTCAGTTCAAAGAAAATGTTCTCCCACTGATAGATGAGTAAGAAAATTCTTTAATCTGTAGTTATACCCAATACACCCACTGTGACGGGTAATAGTCGGgcaactcgactatagcgttctcccttgttttttttctttaaatttatacCATTGCAGGGAAGGGGATGGCCAAGAAGGCAATTTTAACATGG
This genomic stretch from Drosophila yakuba strain Tai18E2 chromosome 3R, Prin_Dyak_Tai18E2_2.1, whole genome shotgun sequence harbors:
- the LOC26535173 gene encoding LOW QUALITY PROTEIN: uncharacterized protein LOC26535173 (The sequence of the model RefSeq protein was modified relative to this genomic sequence to represent the inferred CDS: deleted 2 bases in 1 codon) gives rise to the protein MNSFPIVQSAEQNYHLSCKAVGISKMLDSEQDDTKVAQSKFEFKEAGPKKVFHCEKQSEIQSQDTCAGEEVLEESHEKSNLELEDIYEEVFSLKRRIGRLNYQLGTNIPECQNIDLCQGDQIFLMNPAKIHPDILQIKIANHKLEQQLTQMQSVTKSSNLAKQMARDDYCRVQKLGDQLQIGIQKLESFKLKFEKHHGLCLQRFRFLNQDKFCGREFQEYIEKSNEMIRTHLSKQILKNEYIPFRREAAKVTISLKKSAENLQDHLTNVINNKKRDIFQNLKNYSVSIRSDP
- the LOC6537627 gene encoding Golgi-associated plant pathogenesis-related protein 1 encodes the protein MGWVNILIVMALSWLVVVKADLKEDHLEEHNRLRKKHGSPPLELDDELTKGCEAYAKVLAANAKLEHSKSAGKYSENLCIRSEEPLQCVQDWYDEISDYDFEKGEFVMTTGHFTALVWKNTNKMGVGQAKDSNGNYWVVVRYYPPGNVNGQFKENVLPLIDEEGDGQEGNFNMVQVNTIIIFIMLWVCYHSTN